A genomic segment from Candidatus Brocadia sinica JPN1 encodes:
- a CDS encoding methyl-accepting chemotaxis protein, with translation MIGKMNMMTRLIVMIIAVIVVSTTILTYINTKRQKTQMLAEVQKQARMAADQLISTRKIIAEKQKAINTDSKGNFEFKGVIPAVLGREIAEHFSQTTIFKMKQTSIKYRNPSNKPDAWEIHQLERFERDPDLKDISEIAKLENGTEVFRLMVPLKIEEACLKCHGDPATSSTGDGKDLAGRQMENYKLGDIRGGISVTAPMAAVNAAIASNRNFNIIGNGIYVILIGMIVFFIARNIISLLKRLVYNLKNGAEEVSSAANQISSSSQSLADGASQQASSIEETSASIEEMASMTMKNADNAREANQLAIKTKTSAESGNEALDTLQTTMRDLNSGNDKVLSIIKSIDEIAFQTNLLALNAAVEAARAGEHGKGFAVVAEEVRNLAQRCSVASKETADLINSRVVSTENAAKIADKFAANLKEIVTEAKKVTDLAGEIAAASQEQSDGIGQISKAVTTVDTVTQQNAANAEELASSSEELSAQAENLKAIIHELAVEIGNIDDDLKSFEKPQLHPYFEKKSQFSKKGTSDKKSKQTIQIKKTNNFSKPDDKVNGNGSKKSERVLTRTPEELLPLSEDFKDF, from the coding sequence ATGATTGGTAAAATGAATATGATGACAAGACTCATTGTTATGATCATTGCTGTCATTGTGGTCTCGACAACCATCTTGACGTATATCAATACGAAAAGACAAAAGACACAGATGTTAGCAGAGGTACAAAAGCAAGCGAGAATGGCAGCGGATCAATTAATTTCTACAAGAAAGATAATTGCAGAGAAGCAAAAGGCAATAAACACAGACTCAAAAGGTAATTTTGAATTCAAGGGTGTAATCCCGGCAGTTTTAGGACGAGAGATTGCTGAACACTTTAGTCAAACAACCATCTTTAAGATGAAACAGACGAGTATTAAATACAGAAACCCCTCGAACAAGCCTGATGCATGGGAGATTCATCAATTAGAAAGATTTGAGAGAGACCCGGATTTAAAAGACATCTCAGAAATAGCAAAATTAGAGAACGGTACGGAGGTTTTTCGATTGATGGTGCCCCTGAAAATCGAAGAGGCATGCCTGAAGTGTCATGGTGACCCTGCAACGAGTTCCACCGGGGATGGCAAAGACCTGGCAGGCCGACAAATGGAGAATTACAAACTGGGAGATATTCGTGGCGGAATAAGCGTAACTGCACCGATGGCAGCCGTAAATGCAGCAATTGCCTCGAATAGAAATTTCAACATCATTGGAAATGGAATTTACGTGATTCTGATAGGAATGATAGTCTTTTTTATCGCCAGAAATATCATATCCCTGCTTAAGAGACTGGTTTATAATTTAAAAAATGGCGCCGAAGAAGTTTCTTCGGCAGCAAACCAGATCTCGTCTTCCAGTCAGTCTCTTGCTGACGGGGCATCGCAGCAAGCTTCTTCCATAGAAGAGACCTCTGCTTCGATTGAAGAAATGGCCTCAATGACAATGAAAAACGCTGATAATGCAAGGGAGGCCAATCAACTTGCAATCAAGACAAAAACATCCGCAGAAAGTGGAAATGAGGCCCTGGATACCCTGCAGACAACTATGCGGGACCTAAATTCAGGCAATGACAAAGTCCTATCGATAATCAAATCTATTGATGAAATAGCATTTCAGACGAACCTTTTGGCCCTCAATGCAGCGGTTGAGGCAGCAAGAGCAGGGGAGCATGGAAAAGGATTTGCTGTTGTTGCAGAGGAAGTACGCAACCTTGCGCAAAGGTGTTCCGTGGCGTCTAAGGAAACTGCGGACTTAATCAACTCGAGGGTAGTAAGCACCGAGAATGCCGCAAAGATTGCCGATAAATTTGCAGCCAATCTTAAAGAAATCGTAACCGAGGCAAAAAAGGTAACGGACTTAGCTGGTGAAATTGCCGCTGCCTCGCAGGAACAGTCAGATGGAATTGGTCAAATATCCAAGGCAGTTACGACCGTGGATACGGTTACACAACAGAATGCTGCAAATGCGGAAGAGTTAGCTTCATCGAGTGAAGAATTATCTGCACAGGCAGAGAACCTGAAGGCTATTATCCATGAGCTGGCTGTGGAAATTGGGAATATTGATGATGATTTGAAATCCTTTGAAAAACCACAACTTCATCCGTATTTCGAAAAGAAATCTCAATTTTCGAAGAAAGGAACTTCTGATAAGAAAAGTAAGCAAACGATTCAGATCAAAAAAACCAACAATTTTTCAAAGCCGGATGATAAAGTGAACGGAAATGGCTCTAAAAAAAGCGAGAGAGTTTTAACCAGGACGCCGGAAGAATTGCTGCCCCTCAGTGAAGATTTCAAGGATTTTTAG
- a CDS encoding four helix bundle protein: MYRYTLEAIKFIDELPKEKTSETIGNQLLRSATSIGANMVEANAASSRRDYTNFFNYALKSANETKFWLGLLRDSGKADKNRANKLLKETTEIANILASSILTLKGKR; the protein is encoded by the coding sequence ATTTATCGATATACCCTTGAAGCAATTAAGTTTATTGATGAGTTGCCGAAAGAGAAAACCAGTGAGACCATTGGTAATCAACTCCTTCGGAGTGCCACCAGTATTGGAGCTAATATGGTAGAAGCAAACGCTGCAAGTTCAAGGAGAGATTACACCAATTTTTTTAATTACGCCCTAAAATCAGCCAACGAGACCAAATTTTGGTTGGGGTTACTCAGAGATTCAGGCAAAGCCGATAAAAACAGGGCTAACAAACTTTTGAAAGAAACGACCGAGATTGCCAATATATTAGCTTCCAGTATACTTACCTTGAAAGGGAAGAGATAA
- a CDS encoding chemotaxis protein CheW produces the protein MQAVMEKGKKSDALESLSHEGKYLTFVLCGEEYGIEILKVREIIGIMNITPVPQTPGYMKGVINLRGKVIPVVDLRLKFGFQETDHTKETCIIVVEVKNKLTGVLVDTVSEVLDVRGEDLEPAPHLGEGINTEIFLGMAKIKNKVKILLDIDKVLGTEEINMVESLTSVS, from the coding sequence ATGCAAGCAGTAATGGAAAAAGGGAAAAAATCAGATGCCTTGGAGTCGCTGTCGCATGAAGGAAAATACCTGACCTTTGTGCTGTGTGGCGAGGAGTATGGCATAGAGATACTCAAGGTAAGGGAAATTATAGGCATTATGAATATAACACCTGTACCACAGACACCCGGTTACATGAAAGGGGTAATTAATCTCCGGGGAAAGGTGATCCCTGTAGTAGACCTGAGGTTAAAATTTGGATTTCAGGAGACTGACCATACAAAAGAAACATGTATTATAGTAGTGGAAGTCAAAAACAAACTCACAGGAGTCCTTGTAGATACAGTTTCGGAAGTACTTGATGTTCGCGGCGAGGATTTGGAGCCTGCACCTCATCTTGGAGAAGGCATCAATACTGAAATCTTTTTAGGCATGGCAAAGATAAAGAACAAGGTAAAAATTCTCCTTGACATCGATAAGGTCTTAGGCACCGAAGAGATCAATATGGTTGAGAGTTTGACAAGTGTAAGTTAA
- a CDS encoding bacteriohemerythrin, protein MAIQWTENLAVGVDMIDNQHKGIFSRVNNLLSAMAQGKGRDEVGKVIAFLADYVVKHFSAEEAIMAKNNYDDLPSQKAEHAQFIKDFSGLKKEFETRGVTPHLVIQIQQKVCNWLTNHIGNEDKKIGAFLKIKG, encoded by the coding sequence ATGGCAATTCAATGGACTGAAAATTTGGCAGTGGGCGTAGACATGATTGATAATCAGCATAAAGGAATATTTAGCAGGGTAAACAATCTGCTGAGCGCGATGGCACAGGGTAAGGGAAGGGATGAAGTGGGTAAAGTAATAGCCTTTTTAGCAGATTATGTCGTAAAGCATTTCAGTGCTGAAGAGGCGATTATGGCCAAGAATAACTACGATGACCTTCCATCGCAGAAGGCAGAGCATGCGCAGTTTATAAAAGACTTTTCTGGCTTAAAAAAAGAATTTGAAACAAGAGGTGTTACCCCACATCTGGTAATACAGATACAACAAAAGGTATGTAACTGGCTGACGAATCATATCGGGAACGAAGATAAAAAAATTGGTGCGTTTTTGAAAATAAAAGGATGA
- a CDS encoding methyl-accepting chemotaxis protein, giving the protein MKMNLNTKIISLFIIGGLVPLIAIGVLSYYSSSKALEKQSFNQLVSVRNVKQAFINDWFSKRKCDAVTLSRNEMVITAVKEFKKAFHQMGTEKVRDLYIIKNPFPTGKKLEYFDAQDGSDYSKLHARFHPIFKQYLEEYGYYDIFLVDAETGNVVYTVFKELDFGSNLVSGPYNTSNIAKLYKDVNAADTLNDRSYAKLADFEPYAPSNGDPASFIASPIYDGNQKVGILIFQMPINKIDAVMQERSGMGETGETYLVGADKLMRSNSRFSEKPTVLVNKVDTEAVKEAIGGKTDCKVLNDYRGIPVLSAYAPFHVLGMNWAIIAEIDKAEAFKAVADLRKWMIIVGIASAGFVAGLGILVVKITSKISSLFRSLLDDLTESSAQVASASEQISSSSQSLAQGASEQAASIEETSSSMEEMSSMTKQNAENAHKASELATSCYHSAQTGNESITKVNDSMQEINESSNNIVSIIKVIDGIAFQTNLLALNAAVEAARAGEHGKGFAVVAEEVRNLAQRCASAAKDITRLIEDSAKKVTSGTDLVKQSSEILKEIVIKAKKVTDLVNEITNASNEQADGIDQVSKAITQMDQVTQQNAANAEETASSSEELSAQAESLKALVERIAKEVGAGKEKKEGSMKEDAQSSKKDVFIPSIRRTLSTREKAGRIITRANKDEDSKESKHDTLDETLQEENGKKYAMSTTKSNRIIPMSDDEFKDF; this is encoded by the coding sequence ATGAAAATGAATTTGAATACAAAAATTATCTCGTTATTTATCATAGGTGGTTTAGTGCCTTTGATTGCGATTGGAGTACTAAGTTATTATAGCTCCAGTAAGGCGTTGGAAAAACAGTCGTTTAACCAGTTAGTTTCCGTGAGAAATGTCAAACAAGCCTTTATTAATGACTGGTTTTCAAAGAGAAAGTGTGATGCAGTAACTCTTTCAAGAAATGAAATGGTCATTACTGCCGTAAAGGAATTCAAAAAGGCATTTCATCAGATGGGGACGGAAAAAGTGCGGGACTTGTATATCATCAAAAATCCATTCCCTACAGGTAAAAAATTGGAATATTTCGATGCGCAGGACGGCAGCGATTACAGCAAGTTGCACGCCCGTTTTCACCCTATCTTCAAGCAATACCTTGAAGAATATGGATATTACGATATTTTTCTTGTTGATGCTGAAACAGGAAATGTCGTTTACACGGTTTTTAAAGAACTGGATTTTGGCTCGAATTTAGTTTCAGGACCTTATAATACGAGCAATATCGCAAAGTTATATAAGGATGTTAACGCTGCGGATACTCTCAATGATCGTAGCTATGCAAAACTGGCTGATTTTGAACCGTATGCCCCTTCGAATGGAGACCCGGCTTCTTTTATTGCCAGCCCAATTTATGACGGTAACCAGAAGGTCGGCATACTTATCTTTCAGATGCCTATCAATAAAATTGATGCAGTCATGCAAGAACGCTCAGGCATGGGAGAAACGGGAGAAACCTACTTGGTAGGAGCGGATAAATTGATGCGTTCCAATTCAAGATTCTCAGAAAAACCAACAGTTTTGGTTAATAAGGTTGATACAGAGGCGGTAAAAGAGGCCATTGGAGGTAAAACTGACTGTAAGGTTCTTAATGATTATCGTGGCATACCTGTTTTGAGCGCTTATGCACCGTTTCATGTACTCGGCATGAATTGGGCAATTATAGCCGAGATAGACAAGGCAGAGGCGTTTAAAGCTGTTGCCGACTTACGAAAATGGATGATTATCGTTGGAATAGCTTCGGCAGGCTTTGTAGCTGGACTGGGCATCCTTGTCGTCAAGATTACCAGCAAGATATCAAGTCTTTTCAGATCCCTTCTGGATGATCTGACCGAGAGTTCTGCACAGGTAGCATCCGCTTCAGAACAGATCTCCTCATCAAGCCAGAGTCTTGCCCAGGGGGCATCAGAACAGGCCGCCTCCATTGAAGAAACTTCATCATCCATGGAAGAAATGTCTTCAATGACCAAACAGAATGCTGAGAATGCCCATAAGGCATCCGAATTGGCAACCTCTTGCTACCATTCTGCACAAACAGGCAACGAGTCAATCACGAAGGTAAACGATTCAATGCAGGAAATCAATGAAAGCAGCAACAATATCGTAAGCATTATCAAGGTTATCGACGGTATTGCCTTTCAGACCAACCTCCTGGCGCTCAATGCAGCTGTAGAGGCTGCGAGGGCTGGTGAACATGGAAAAGGTTTTGCGGTGGTTGCCGAAGAGGTGCGGAACCTTGCGCAGAGGTGCGCCAGCGCAGCAAAGGACATTACCCGATTGATTGAAGACAGCGCAAAGAAGGTTACCTCAGGTACTGATCTTGTCAAACAATCAAGCGAAATCCTCAAAGAGATCGTTATAAAGGCAAAGAAGGTTACCGATCTTGTAAATGAGATTACGAACGCATCAAATGAACAGGCAGATGGAATAGACCAGGTCAGCAAGGCCATTACCCAGATGGACCAAGTTACGCAACAAAACGCCGCAAATGCCGAAGAAACGGCGTCATCCAGTGAGGAACTCTCAGCACAGGCAGAGAGCTTAAAAGCGCTTGTGGAAAGAATCGCAAAAGAGGTTGGCGCTGGAAAGGAAAAAAAAGAAGGTTCAATGAAGGAGGATGCGCAATCGTCAAAGAAAGATGTGTTTATTCCTTCCATCAGAAGAACCTTATCCACCCGGGAAAAGGCAGGCCGCATTATTACGAGAGCAAACAAAGACGAAGATAGCAAAGAATCTAAACATGATACACTGGACGAAACTTTGCAAGAAGAGAACGGCAAGAAATATGCCATGTCGACTACCAAGTCTAATCGTATAATCCCCATGTCGGATGATGAATTTAAAGATTTTTAG
- a CDS encoding chemotaxis protein CheA codes for MEDNINFMDDVEIVKEFLVESSDHLEDVESKILVLEENPEDVDIINGIFRPIHSMKGSAGFLGLKDIGKVSHELETLLDEARKAKIKITPETIEILYEGVDILKKLRDTIANKIDNKNASAEVINYQPLLSKIFAVLGNNQNSSLQNDTDTHFPKVMHIGEILLESGDISKDQLEQALEEQGCRKKLGEILVEKGITTPEKISNALKVQSIIGKPSIETVKVDTQKLDNLVNLVGELVIANALISETFGNTSNGANKNLSHLNKIVKDIQDQVMCMRMVPLKSTFQKMVRLVRDVSAKVGKKVRLEISGEDTELDKTVIEEIGDPLVHIIRNSIDHGIESQEERVARGKPADGLVRLNAFHQGGNIVIEIEDDGKGLCKEKILKKAIEKGLIEKDASLSEQQIYNLIFAAGFSTADKVTDVSGRGVGMDVVKKNVERLRGKVEISTAEGKGTKISIKLPLTMAIIDGMIVQVGPEKYIVPMLSIEESIRPKKEDVSTVQQRGELINVRGNLLPMVRLHSLYNVKPKKMNPWEALILIVEGEGRRCGILVDDLLGQQQIVIKSLGERFCNIRGISGSAILGNGHVGLILDVGGIMSMALN; via the coding sequence ATGGAAGACAATATAAATTTTATGGACGATGTTGAAATTGTTAAAGAATTTCTTGTCGAATCCAGTGATCACCTTGAAGATGTCGAATCTAAGATACTGGTGTTAGAAGAAAACCCGGAAGACGTGGATATTATCAACGGCATATTCCGTCCAATTCATAGTATGAAGGGCAGCGCGGGCTTCCTAGGTCTAAAAGATATCGGTAAAGTAAGCCATGAATTAGAAACCCTTTTAGACGAAGCAAGAAAGGCGAAAATAAAAATCACACCGGAAACTATTGAAATCCTGTATGAAGGCGTGGATATACTAAAAAAGCTGAGAGATACTATAGCAAATAAGATAGATAACAAAAATGCTTCAGCAGAGGTAATTAATTACCAGCCACTTTTATCGAAAATATTTGCTGTTTTAGGAAATAATCAAAATTCGTCTTTACAAAACGATACTGACACTCATTTTCCAAAAGTAATGCATATCGGTGAAATATTACTTGAAAGCGGAGATATCAGCAAAGATCAGCTGGAACAGGCATTAGAAGAGCAAGGGTGTAGAAAAAAACTGGGTGAAATATTAGTAGAAAAAGGAATAACCACACCTGAGAAAATTAGCAACGCACTCAAGGTCCAATCGATAATTGGCAAACCTTCGATTGAAACGGTTAAAGTTGATACCCAAAAGTTGGATAATCTCGTTAACCTTGTGGGCGAACTGGTAATAGCCAACGCCCTCATCAGTGAAACATTTGGCAACACCAGCAATGGTGCAAATAAAAACCTTTCCCATCTGAACAAAATCGTCAAGGACATACAGGACCAAGTCATGTGCATGAGGATGGTGCCTTTGAAATCAACATTTCAAAAAATGGTCAGACTCGTGCGTGATGTTTCTGCAAAAGTGGGCAAGAAGGTACGGCTGGAAATTTCCGGGGAGGATACAGAACTGGACAAGACGGTGATTGAAGAAATCGGTGACCCGCTTGTACATATCATTAGAAATTCAATTGACCATGGGATTGAATCTCAAGAGGAACGAGTAGCCAGAGGAAAACCTGCAGATGGTCTTGTGCGATTAAATGCCTTCCATCAGGGTGGTAATATCGTTATCGAAATTGAAGATGATGGTAAAGGTCTCTGTAAAGAGAAAATTTTGAAAAAAGCTATTGAAAAAGGACTGATCGAAAAAGATGCCTCTCTCTCCGAGCAGCAAATCTATAATCTCATCTTTGCCGCTGGATTCTCTACGGCAGACAAGGTGACTGATGTCTCAGGACGAGGTGTGGGCATGGATGTAGTAAAAAAGAATGTTGAACGCTTGCGGGGGAAGGTAGAGATTTCTACAGCAGAAGGAAAAGGCACCAAAATTTCCATCAAACTACCGCTCACCATGGCGATCATCGATGGCATGATTGTACAGGTAGGTCCGGAAAAATATATTGTCCCCATGCTCTCTATTGAAGAATCTATCCGTCCGAAAAAAGAAGACGTTTCTACCGTACAACAACGCGGAGAATTGATTAATGTACGTGGCAATTTGTTACCCATGGTACGACTACACTCCTTGTATAACGTTAAACCCAAAAAAATGAATCCCTGGGAGGCCCTTATCCTGATCGTTGAGGGTGAGGGGCGAAGGTGTGGAATCCTCGTTGACGACCTCCTGGGTCAACAGCAGATAGTCATTAAGAGTTTGGGAGAGCGGTTCTGCAATATTCGGGGAATCTCCGGCAGCGCCATACTTGGAAATGGACACGTAGGCCTTATCCTGGATGTCGGGGGTATTATGAGTATGGCTCTGAATTAA
- a CDS encoding response regulator gives MEKPLNKKTSSKLEETLVSTFPRICTDCGKLTNKQFFLTNPVLQSTTLNSFIKKINTDYVMAKLAIEEFYEGELYLIFAIKEAITIGSLLLTLEDAVIRDNAGKGILDNDCADAFKEFTNQVCGMLDNELRPKLPKPIHLKLTSTLIMNKENASAALNEETLNEECLILTATMRILGFDDGQFILSMSKLVGEEFFCEVIEENNKQFKGTILAVDDSNTDLRIIRKLLSSEYKILVTDNPNSALSQLQKDHIDLVLMDIYMNGVDGITLCERIKRNAMSNTIPIIMCSSSPTQNNVIQAIRAGAVDFLVKPFTRQKLIEKINKHLIKNNVLLNS, from the coding sequence ATGGAAAAACCCCTAAACAAAAAAACGTCTTCTAAGTTAGAGGAAACTCTTGTAAGTACATTCCCGAGAATTTGTACCGATTGTGGTAAACTAACGAATAAACAGTTTTTCCTGACAAATCCCGTATTACAAAGTACAACACTGAACTCATTCATTAAGAAGATTAATACAGATTATGTAATGGCAAAGCTGGCAATAGAAGAATTTTACGAAGGAGAATTGTATTTAATCTTTGCGATAAAGGAGGCAATTACCATAGGAAGTCTCCTGTTAACCCTTGAAGATGCTGTAATCCGCGATAATGCAGGCAAGGGCATTTTAGACAACGATTGTGCGGACGCATTTAAAGAATTTACCAACCAGGTCTGCGGTATGCTGGATAACGAATTAAGACCGAAACTACCCAAACCCATCCACTTGAAATTAACAAGTACGCTTATCATGAACAAAGAAAATGCAAGCGCCGCGCTCAATGAAGAAACCTTGAACGAAGAGTGTCTTATTCTGACTGCAACAATGCGAATTCTGGGTTTTGATGACGGTCAATTCATATTAAGCATGTCAAAACTGGTCGGCGAAGAGTTTTTTTGCGAAGTCATCGAAGAGAACAATAAGCAGTTCAAGGGCACGATACTGGCCGTAGACGATTCGAACACAGATTTACGAATTATTCGGAAACTTTTGAGCAGTGAATATAAAATATTGGTCACAGATAATCCAAATAGCGCTCTCTCCCAGCTTCAAAAAGACCATATCGACCTTGTGTTGATGGATATTTACATGAACGGTGTTGATGGTATAACACTCTGTGAACGCATTAAAAGAAACGCTATGTCCAACACAATACCGATCATTATGTGTTCCTCTTCTCCAACACAGAATAATGTAATACAAGCCATTCGCGCTGGTGCAGTAGATTTTCTTGTAAAACCTTTTACAAGACAAAAATTAATTGAAAAGATTAATAAGCACCTAATAAAAAACAACGTACTGTTAAATTCTTAG
- a CDS encoding chemotaxis protein CheX translates to MALESMMETIALDITESTKTLFETMIMMDLKYNEASLVDDTQIKTDVIGMVSFTGKYHGVIALFCSKRLALKVASTMLMTELTEFTSEVKDAIGEVSNMIAGNVKTKLTAQYGDMHLSIPIVIAGEGLSITAVNNHPVVADTTLSCFSKDPWLMTPFISSNEKFNIGLLLKESNK, encoded by the coding sequence ATGGCGTTAGAAAGTATGATGGAAACTATCGCATTAGATATTACCGAATCTACAAAGACACTATTTGAAACAATGATTATGATGGACTTAAAGTATAACGAAGCCTCATTAGTAGATGATACACAAATAAAAACGGATGTAATTGGTATGGTGAGTTTCACCGGTAAATATCATGGTGTTATTGCCCTGTTTTGCTCGAAAAGGCTCGCATTAAAGGTTGCATCAACTATGTTGATGACAGAATTGACCGAATTTACGAGCGAGGTAAAAGATGCTATCGGTGAGGTGTCAAATATGATCGCGGGAAATGTAAAGACAAAGCTGACGGCTCAATACGGCGACATGCATCTCTCCATACCAATTGTAATTGCGGGAGAAGGTCTTTCTATCACCGCTGTAAACAATCACCCTGTTGTAGCTGACACAACACTTTCCTGTTTCAGCAAAGATCCCTGGCTCATGACTCCCTTTATCTCCAGCAACGAAAAGTTTAACATTGGTTTATTGCTTAAAGAATCAAATAAATAG
- a CDS encoding response regulator gives MPKVLIIDDSAVMRKIIQRNIQQSGLIVDEFVEAGDGREGLEKATSNNIDLILCDWNMPNMTGIDFVKALRGSGQKSNVPIVMVTTEGSEAKVEEAKNSGANGYLTKPFTPDQLKSKLGNFLLVK, from the coding sequence ATGCCAAAAGTGCTAATAATTGATGATTCAGCAGTTATGAGGAAAATTATTCAGAGAAACATCCAGCAATCCGGCCTGATCGTGGATGAATTTGTCGAGGCGGGGGACGGAAGGGAAGGTCTTGAAAAAGCCACTTCCAATAATATCGATTTAATCCTCTGTGACTGGAACATGCCAAACATGACAGGAATAGATTTTGTTAAGGCACTCAGGGGATCAGGTCAAAAGAGCAATGTTCCAATTGTAATGGTAACCACGGAAGGCAGCGAGGCAAAGGTTGAAGAGGCAAAAAACAGCGGTGCTAATGGTTATCTGACAAAACCATTCACGCCGGATCAATTAAAGTCCAAATTAGGAAATTTTTTGCTTGTAAAATAG
- a CDS encoding helix-turn-helix domain-containing protein, with amino-acid sequence MQNPNIMTIKQVAEYLKISPRTVYKLVKEGAIPSFKIMNMWRFEQSKIDQWIQEKSEINNFKGNGGKEHAKSANN; translated from the coding sequence ATGCAAAATCCTAATATCATGACAATAAAACAAGTCGCAGAATATCTGAAAATAAGTCCCCGCACAGTATACAAATTGGTAAAAGAAGGAGCAATTCCTTCCTTTAAAATAATGAATATGTGGCGATTTGAACAGTCTAAAATTGACCAGTGGATACAAGAAAAAAGTGAAATTAATAACTTCAAAGGAAACGGAGGGAAAGAACATGCCAAAAGTGCTAATAATTGA
- a CDS encoding NAD-dependent epimerase/dehydratase family protein, with product MKIALTGITGFLGHYVVKKLFERDIQILALIRNTSNTLHLMDYQKKITFIQGDMTDKETLKKFVQGADVVIHMAYERNGASFHEAANKDIKRFVEANLLGSIELLDASKQAGIKQFIFISSCAVYGYIFPHIKLDELHPLIPDSNYGAYKASVEAFCHAYCMTKTFDTTIFRPVGIYGINPHLAHSAWYNIVKDIKHGCNVEVSGGGKIVNVEDVIQAIDLAISNKEASGKIYNLVDFYVDNMTVAQIAKEFCASQSNISGTPKQPIHTIDNTQSQSLGVRYAGIEGLKRYIRELLNLI from the coding sequence ATGAAAATTGCATTAACAGGGATCACAGGATTTTTGGGTCATTATGTAGTAAAAAAACTCTTTGAAAGGGATATTCAAATTCTTGCCCTTATACGAAATACCAGCAACACCTTGCATCTCATGGATTATCAGAAAAAGATCACTTTTATACAGGGTGACATGACAGACAAAGAGACCTTGAAGAAATTTGTACAAGGCGCCGATGTAGTTATTCACATGGCCTATGAAAGAAATGGGGCTTCCTTCCATGAGGCGGCCAACAAAGACATTAAACGTTTTGTAGAGGCTAATCTGCTGGGCAGTATAGAACTCCTGGATGCCTCCAAACAAGCAGGCATCAAACAATTTATCTTTATCAGTTCCTGCGCAGTATATGGGTACATCTTTCCTCATATCAAGCTGGATGAATTACATCCTCTCATACCCGATTCGAATTATGGCGCCTATAAGGCATCTGTGGAAGCATTTTGTCATGCATATTGCATGACTAAGACCTTTGACACAACCATCTTTCGTCCGGTAGGCATCTATGGTATAAATCCACATCTTGCCCACTCTGCCTGGTACAATATCGTGAAGGACATCAAACACGGATGTAATGTAGAAGTTTCCGGGGGTGGAAAAATAGTAAACGTTGAAGATGTGATTCAGGCCATAGACTTAGCAATTAGCAACAAAGAGGCATCAGGAAAAATCTACAATCTGGTAGACTTTTATGTTGATAACATGACAGTAGCACAAATAGCCAAAGAATTTTGCGCTTCTCAATCCAACATCAGTGGCACACCCAAACAACCCATCCACACCATTGATAATACTCAATCTCAGTCATTAGGCGTACGGTACGCCGGGATTGAAGGATTAAAACGATATATTCGAGAATTACTTAATCTTATTTGA